The following are encoded in a window of Stieleria sp. JC731 genomic DNA:
- a CDS encoding PVC-type heme-binding CxxCH protein, with amino-acid sequence MTFIGRIPLGRLSICSLVFSMGAAFGSAPTMASDGWKTQRIHDRFYAEGASQGDIDGDGVADIVAGPLWFRGPDFSEHFEIAPPREFPVVAYSDQFFSHVADVNNDGANDVLVVGFPGQAARLYLNPGNAASAEHWEMKEITAGVDNESPAFADIVPGGLPEIICGNAGSYGFFAAGEDATKPWQFYAATRPGACGGRFAHGLGVGDVDGDGHLDLLDKTYWWKNPGVRADSLTSDQGNAGRGLWEKQIWNQENVGGGGAQICVVDVDADGDSDIVTSLNAHAWGLAWFEQTSAGTFVRHDLMGQSSTENDYGIAFSQLHAVAVADIDGDGRQDIVTGKRFMAHAGKDAGGLQEPVLFWFQNTSADNGIDFVPRMIHGDSGVGTDVLVSDLNGDKKLDIVSCSKRGLSVHIQTGEVVAYTPAKWKVEEGRDQSKYADGYTPKEAAENMMVPEGFDVDLIAGEPELTQPIAMCFDAKGRIWVVEGHTYPTKAPEGQGKDRVVVFSDEDADGSFETKKTFIEGINLASGIEVGFDGVWIGAAPELLFIPDADHDAVPDAEPRVLLDGFGYHDTHETLNSFTWGPDGWLYGCHGVFTHSKVGKPGTPDDQRIPINAGVWRYHPTRHQFEVFAHGTSNPWGVDFNDEGDWFVTACVIPHLYHIIQGARYQRQAGNHFNSYTYDDIKTIADHAHYTGNIASHAFWGDNKTTKPSAPIGTSLLGGGHAHCGLAIYNGGVFPSQYEGKLLFHNLHGHRVVQEAVDRNGSGYIGRHRPDFALARDHLEIGVGVMVGPDGAIYTSDWHDVQTCHNRTDEVWDRTDGRLFRIRYGQLNPVKIDLWNESDEVLVANLSNDNGFIARQAARIIQERAAAGSSNVDHVGSLLTEAFAKSASRRDRLRALWAMHGAGTLSGAALQKMMAHEDEYVRGWAIHFVGESYQTKGVASHGSLSLTGDILNDSSAVVRRYLASVLERMPNDRRWEIVEHLAKSAIDSHDHNLPLMVWYGLEPLVDENPERALAIANSSPLPNVGRFAIRRTATTPEGRAALVARLTTGKNQRDQLTILEELNAAAESRAGLKMPQQWPNAYKRLAEVDQPRVRELAMSFAMRVGDSSVFPQFRNVLADRNSQPAKRLEALAALRTGRDKDLPSILLTLLDDSVVSDKAVAALADFDSAEIPARLLEALPTLSENAKTAAYSTLVSRPKSAEQFVSAMESGKVEPATIPAFIIRQAISLGNDKLNSRLEKAWGKIAQSSEEMEAEYVKYRNILKPNALANASASRGRILYEANCGKCHKLFGVGGDIGPDITGANRSKLDYLLENILEPNSLIGKAYQVQNFLLADGRVVSGIVKSENDDAVTVQTATEVVVIAQDDIEQDKLSNVSLMPSGQLQPMSPGQVRDLFKYLMSPSQVGLPGMMDASSRVIGPAGSSVVEAEMLADVDVSAGSARPQGMHGFGKDWSGNEQLWWTGAKTGAKLATVLPFQDEGTYDVSLRLTKAKDYAQVKVSVIDSSGERFDQDIDLYATSVSLSDPIVLEGVKLDGKKPLRLEIAITGANQKAVQAYMCGIDYIMISPKH; translated from the coding sequence GTATTTGAATCCAGGGAACGCGGCGTCAGCAGAGCACTGGGAGATGAAGGAAATCACCGCTGGCGTTGACAATGAATCACCCGCATTCGCCGACATCGTGCCAGGCGGTTTGCCGGAAATCATCTGTGGCAACGCGGGCAGCTATGGATTTTTCGCAGCCGGCGAAGATGCAACCAAGCCTTGGCAGTTTTATGCGGCGACACGCCCGGGGGCTTGTGGTGGTCGGTTCGCACACGGTTTGGGCGTCGGCGATGTTGATGGCGATGGTCACCTGGATCTCTTGGACAAGACCTATTGGTGGAAGAATCCTGGCGTCCGCGCTGACTCGTTGACTAGCGACCAAGGCAATGCAGGTCGTGGGCTATGGGAGAAACAGATCTGGAATCAAGAAAACGTCGGTGGCGGCGGAGCACAGATTTGCGTTGTTGATGTTGATGCCGACGGTGATTCGGACATTGTGACTTCGTTGAACGCGCACGCTTGGGGGCTGGCTTGGTTCGAGCAAACTTCGGCGGGGACCTTTGTCCGTCACGATCTGATGGGACAGTCGTCAACGGAAAACGATTATGGCATCGCCTTTAGCCAGCTTCATGCGGTGGCGGTCGCTGATATTGATGGCGACGGTCGACAGGATATTGTCACTGGCAAACGCTTTATGGCGCACGCCGGCAAAGACGCCGGCGGATTGCAAGAACCGGTTTTGTTCTGGTTTCAGAATACATCTGCAGACAATGGGATCGATTTTGTCCCCCGAATGATCCACGGCGATTCGGGTGTCGGGACTGATGTCTTGGTTAGCGATCTCAATGGTGACAAGAAGCTGGACATCGTTTCGTGCAGTAAACGAGGACTGTCCGTTCATATTCAAACTGGCGAGGTGGTTGCCTATACGCCTGCCAAGTGGAAGGTCGAAGAAGGACGCGATCAGTCAAAGTACGCGGACGGGTACACACCAAAGGAAGCCGCCGAAAACATGATGGTCCCTGAAGGCTTTGACGTCGATCTAATCGCCGGTGAACCTGAATTGACTCAGCCGATTGCGATGTGTTTTGATGCCAAGGGTCGCATCTGGGTTGTCGAAGGACACACCTATCCGACAAAGGCTCCCGAAGGTCAGGGGAAAGACCGCGTCGTCGTGTTTTCCGATGAGGACGCCGATGGTTCGTTCGAGACGAAGAAAACGTTTATCGAGGGCATCAACTTAGCTAGCGGAATCGAAGTTGGCTTTGACGGTGTTTGGATCGGTGCCGCTCCCGAATTGCTTTTCATTCCCGACGCCGATCATGACGCGGTTCCTGATGCGGAGCCAAGGGTGCTGCTGGATGGCTTTGGGTACCACGATACCCATGAAACACTGAATAGCTTTACCTGGGGACCCGACGGATGGTTGTACGGTTGCCACGGCGTCTTCACACACAGCAAGGTCGGCAAGCCAGGAACTCCCGATGATCAACGGATCCCGATCAACGCTGGCGTTTGGCGATATCATCCGACTCGACATCAATTTGAAGTTTTCGCTCACGGGACCAGTAACCCTTGGGGTGTTGATTTCAACGACGAAGGTGACTGGTTTGTTACCGCCTGTGTGATTCCGCACCTGTACCACATCATCCAAGGTGCACGTTATCAACGTCAGGCCGGGAACCATTTCAATTCCTATACCTACGACGACATCAAAACGATCGCCGATCACGCCCACTACACGGGCAATATTGCCAGCCACGCGTTCTGGGGCGACAACAAAACGACGAAACCTTCCGCACCGATTGGGACGTCATTGCTAGGCGGTGGCCATGCCCATTGTGGACTGGCAATTTACAACGGAGGTGTCTTTCCCTCGCAATACGAAGGCAAGCTGCTGTTTCATAACCTGCACGGCCACCGTGTCGTTCAAGAGGCGGTTGATCGAAACGGGTCGGGGTACATCGGTCGACACCGACCGGACTTCGCGCTTGCAAGGGATCACTTGGAGATCGGCGTCGGAGTCATGGTCGGTCCTGATGGAGCGATCTATACATCGGACTGGCACGATGTTCAAACTTGTCACAATCGAACGGATGAAGTTTGGGATCGAACCGACGGTCGGTTGTTCCGAATCCGATATGGTCAATTGAATCCAGTCAAAATCGACTTGTGGAATGAGTCCGATGAAGTACTCGTTGCAAACCTATCAAACGACAATGGTTTCATCGCTCGGCAGGCTGCTCGCATCATTCAAGAGCGAGCCGCCGCTGGGTCAAGCAACGTCGATCATGTTGGCAGCCTGCTAACCGAAGCTTTCGCTAAATCGGCAAGCCGCCGAGACCGACTGCGTGCCCTATGGGCGATGCACGGCGCAGGGACGCTCAGCGGAGCGGCCTTGCAAAAAATGATGGCACACGAAGACGAATATGTTCGTGGCTGGGCGATTCACTTTGTCGGTGAGTCCTATCAAACAAAAGGCGTTGCCAGTCACGGAAGCCTTTCGCTAACCGGCGACATCCTGAATGATTCAAGTGCGGTTGTTCGTCGGTACTTGGCGAGTGTTTTGGAACGCATGCCTAACGATCGTCGCTGGGAGATTGTTGAACATCTGGCGAAATCCGCGATCGATTCACATGACCACAATTTGCCATTGATGGTTTGGTACGGGTTAGAGCCTTTGGTGGATGAAAATCCAGAACGAGCTTTGGCGATCGCCAATTCGAGCCCGCTGCCGAATGTTGGGCGGTTTGCAATTCGCAGAACCGCTACGACACCAGAAGGCCGTGCTGCCTTGGTCGCTCGTCTGACGACAGGAAAAAATCAACGCGATCAGCTGACCATCCTCGAAGAACTGAACGCTGCTGCTGAAAGTCGTGCTGGGCTGAAAATGCCCCAGCAGTGGCCAAACGCCTACAAACGTTTGGCCGAAGTCGATCAGCCGCGAGTGCGTGAATTGGCGATGTCATTCGCAATGCGGGTTGGCGATTCCAGTGTGTTCCCGCAGTTTCGCAACGTCCTTGCCGATCGAAATTCCCAACCGGCAAAACGTCTGGAAGCCTTGGCTGCGCTGCGAACCGGACGTGACAAGGATTTGCCATCGATCCTGCTAACGTTGCTGGACGATTCCGTTGTCAGTGATAAAGCGGTCGCGGCATTGGCTGATTTCGATTCAGCCGAAATCCCTGCACGGTTGCTTGAGGCATTGCCAACTCTGTCTGAGAATGCCAAGACGGCCGCGTATAGCACCTTGGTCTCCCGTCCCAAGTCTGCTGAACAATTTGTGTCCGCGATGGAATCCGGGAAGGTCGAACCGGCAACCATTCCGGCGTTCATCATCCGTCAAGCAATCTCGCTCGGAAACGACAAGCTGAACTCACGCCTTGAGAAGGCTTGGGGAAAGATCGCCCAGTCGAGCGAAGAGATGGAAGCAGAATACGTCAAGTATCGCAACATCTTGAAGCCCAACGCGTTGGCAAACGCCAGTGCTTCACGTGGGCGTATTCTGTACGAAGCGAACTGCGGAAAATGTCACAAGCTGTTTGGAGTCGGTGGCGACATCGGTCCAGACATCACTGGAGCCAACCGCAGCAAATTGGACTACCTGCTGGAAAATATCTTGGAACCCAATTCGCTGATCGGAAAAGCCTATCAGGTGCAGAACTTCCTACTTGCCGATGGACGAGTTGTCAGCGGTATCGTGAAGAGCGAGAACGACGATGCGGTGACCGTTCAAACCGCCACCGAGGTTGTCGTGATCGCCCAAGACGATATCGAACAGGACAAGCTTTCCAACGTGTCGTTGATGCCATCGGGCCAATTGCAGCCGATGAGTCCCGGTCAGGTTCGCGACTTGTTCAAATACCTGATGTCACCAAGCCAGGTCGGTTTGCCAGGAATGATGGATGCATCTTCTCGCGTGATCGGCCCTGCCGGTAGCAGCGTTGTCGAAGCCGAGATGTTGGCCGATGTTGACGTTAGCGCCGGTTCCGCCCGGCCCCAAGGGATGCATGGGTTCGGAAAAGATTGGTCGGGCAATGAGCAACTGTGGTGGACGGGGGCGAAGACTGGTGCCAAATTGGCGACCGTGTTGCCGTTCCAAGACGAAGGAACCTATGACGTTTCGTTGCGGCTGACAAAAGCGAAAGACTACGCCCAGGTCAAAGTCTCGGTGATCGATTCCAGCGGTGAACGTTTTGACCAGGACATCGACCTCTACGCGACATCGGTCAGCTTGTCTGATCCGATCGTTCTCGAAGGTGTCAAACTCGATGGA